catcgtatgcaaaagttatagccgttttactttttcataacacttttttgcaaaacatgtccaaattaagtttttttattttcctaactagtagatgttgTAACATAACTACAACTCGAAGGATTttcatttttgaagtttttattattttctttcatttttttcaaaactaaaatggcgatacacgcttgggggagggggggggggtggtagAGTTTGAACACCTTTAGTCCGGGATGGtgtccatccaatcctaccgtcgaagccagagtcacaactaaggttaaCCAAGCCAGAGTCACGTTCTATTAAAGTGGCAAAAAGAACTAATTTTTAACTAAATATAATTGAAGACAACAATTAAAGGACTAAAACACCTTTATAAGGAAAGTAGTACTGTTTTAATTAAAATCCTAATTTAAATTATTCTAAAAATAACCAAATAAATCTTACTGTGACAACAATCTGACATGTGACTAGGAGAAAAAAGAATTAAATTGAAACCTATTTTCAAACTCAAATTATTCACAATCTAGGGTATGAAGAAAATTTGAACAAATTCATATttaaatcattcaaatttgaaaactaatggcacaaacagaaactagacaaaatttgaatctaatgcaaaatgaatcactcaaaaacatcaaatatcctaaaagatataagcaatttaaaacagaaaacaaatggaaaaacaaaaaacaaatttcagaacccctttagtcccggtttgagacacgaaccgggactaaagatcatcagtcccggtttgagacacgaaccgggactaaagatcatcgcaccctttagtcccggttggtgtctaaaccgggactaaaggtctaatctttagtcccggtttgagacacgaaccgggactaaagggtgtttagtcccggttcgtgtttcaaaccgggactaaaggtcccatttgaaccgggactaatgccttcccGACGCCCTAcacgctcgaaccgggactaatgctcacattagtcccggttcgtaatgcaaccggcactaaagggagATCCAAGGCTCCTACCAAGGACAAGATCTTCGGCTGGCTTCTTTGTCGTGATAGGTTTAGCAAGATGGCGAACTTACATCGCAAGACCATCTCTCCTCTGACTCGGACTGTCCGCAGTGCGACATCACTCATGAGGATGCGACGCACCTCGCCATCCTTCGCCGACGCGCGGCACAGGTCTGGTCCCTCTTGGGGCTGCAACCACCTCACTCCATCAACCTCGTTTGGAATACCACAACGCCGGTCGGCCTCAACATCAACATTTGGCCCACTGTCGCCCTCGCCATCCTCTGGAAGCTCCGGGCCTCCAGGAGCGCTCGTGTCTTTCGCAACGAGCTACACTCTCCCATAGATACTCGTCGCAACATTATTGCAGACTTTACGTTTGGATCCTTCAGATTTAAGGACCCCATGAGTAGGGAGGCTGCAGTGTCTTGGTGCCTATACCTCTCCTCTCGTTGTATTCCGTGATGTAACTTGCCATTTGAGCCTTTGAGTGATATATACAGCGCCCCCGTGATTGTTgggaaatactccctccatcccaaaataactgTGTCAAACTTGGTACAACTTTAcactaaagttaatacaaagttgagacacttatatTGGGATAGAGGGAGTAATAATTTCCAAGCATTTAAAACAGCTAAGCATGCAAGATTGGTCCCACTAATTACAAAACAGTAAAACTGAGCTAGCTAGGAGCCTCCACAATGCTTCGATGTTGCTGGCCGTTCGATGCATCCATATTACGTTCTATGGGCGTCTTCATTTGCCTTTTGGGCCGCTGCTCCGCAGAACTAGCTAGGCCGGCCGTGGTTTGTCTGTCCGGGATCTCGCATACGACTAGTGCACTGGTTTGAGTAGCCCGTTTAAACGTCTATTCTCATCCCCCCACCAGCACCCACGAAGCCATGTCCTTTCCTCTCCTCTCTGCTCATCCACCATCGCCGTCGCCGTTCGCCTCACGTCTGCCATCCCCATGACCGGCGAGCAGCGAAGATGAAGTAAGGTAGCGAGCGACAAATGTGACTGGGCGAGGAGGTGTGGTTGTCCGTAAGGGCATGTCACAGAACTCGCCATGACCAGTGGGGTGGAGGACGCGACGCGACGCTGTTCTGGTGGGTACCCCGTGGACCTATTCCGTTGCACAATTTCGCAGCCAGTGCGGGAGGGCAGTGACACTAAGCATTGGTGTGACGGAGTGGTTTCTCATCGAGTATGACTAGAGCTTACATAGATTGACTCGTGTTGAGTCCATGTGGATCCGCCCCATCATTTTCATATCAGGAGGACGCCGAGCTCGTCCGAGTGGTGGGGCACCAGGACAGATCAATTGGTGAGCACATCTTTAGGTTTGGTGAACTTGGTTTAGGAATTTATTAATAATTTTCACTTCGATTGataaacaactactccctccgtaaaccaatataagagcgtttagatcactactagtgatctaaacgctcttgtattagtttacagagggagtggtTACATGACAGATTGAGAGACCAATTGGCAAACTATAAGCGGAGACTCCATCGACTTCTCAGTGATGTTGGGACAGGAGGAAGGGAATAACATGGGTAACTCGAATGGGAAAAGGTCTATGGTGCCACTGTCCTACTGCTCATGTCTTGGTTTGCAGATCGACACACCAGTACCCACGCAGCTTCCTGTGTCTGGTCGTACTTTCTGCAGAATGAATTTTTCTTAAGATTGGTACTTAGAACATGTACCAAATAAAAGGAACACTTAGAAAGTGGGTTACAAGAGCTGAAGCTCATGGCAAAGAATTTCTAGGTACTATTTTTTCTCTACTTCTCCATTAATCTACATGAAACAAGCCCACCCCTAATAAGTGTACACCTCAATCAGTGCTAGAAGTTATGGAGGAGGTTGGAAAATAGGATATTGTTTTTGATGGCCATAGGAATGATAGAAATATCAGTAGAAAATGTATGTGTGAATAAACCAACCTTGGGGTCTTTGATCGAATAGGAAATGCGGGGCAAAGACCATTCGCCCCTTACCATGTTATCTTTTACTACTTTGATTAAATCATGTCATTGTTCAGGCAAATTAATCATAACACAATGATTCAACTTCGAGGTGGTGTTAGTTAATAATCAGGTGTGTTCGCTTAGGTAAGTAGGGTTAAATCTTGCCTTGTGCACTTTCTTCCAAAACTCTTGAATGGAAGTGAGGATTGGATGTTGCGCTTCATGCCAACCCAATGGACCATTTACTGTCAATATTGAGCAAGTAACCTGAAACGACGGCTGTAAAATTATCTGTTCTCATTCTATACTATGTGATACTGGTTTTTATGTGAAAGCGCTAGAATCTCATTATTCTATAATTGTCATGGTATATAGACGTACATGGAGCATTGATATTTTGTCCAGAAACCCCATTGAACATTGATTTTGTGCAATCCGCCACCTAAACCTTTGAACGCACCCAGGAATTCGAACAAGTATTTAGTTTTAGACCATTTAAATTTCACTGTCACTTGTTCTTCCCTTAAGACGAACGAGCACAGCAACGTGCGCCTTTATGTTCTGGTTACTCTAGTAAAAAAAAAGAGACTCGGCTGGGTGGCTCTTGGGCCTTGAAACCCGGATGGAGGGAGCTGTATTCTGTCTGTATTCTAAACATAAACATAGAGCCGGAGTTTGTTTTGCAGACACATAGCAAGGGTTGAAGGAAAAAAACAATTAAGATAATCTAGCCAGCAAGCTTGTCGTCTATCTATAATTCTATATTAGGTAGGGAGAACAAGTCGATGGATCCATGGCCATAAATTTTATTTTGATTGTTATATGGCCACAACTAAATTAGGTAGCTCCTTCTCAACTGCCTGCGCTGAAATTGGCCGAGCTACTAAAAATAGGCGTCCAAAAGCAAGCAAGCATGCATGCGgtgctatctatctatctatctatctatctatctatctatctggtGTATGTGTATGCCTATATAAGAAGGGGAACACCAGCTAGCTAATTTGCTCTCTCGCTGCAAGTGCGCACACACCCACCCACCTGACCAAATATATCCATCATACAACAATAAGATCATCCATTCATCGACTACCATGGCCATTTCTCTGCTGCCTTACACCGCCTCGGCTCTGCTTgccatcatcatcgccgtcgccatcgctgTTGCCCCTGCAGTTGTCCGGTCGGACCCAGAGCCTGGGCCCAGCATTGAAGCCATCAACGCCACATGCGCGACTGCTTCGTACAAATTTGAGTGCACCCATCTGCTACTAAACAACCTGAATGTCAGGACGCCTCAAGTGAAGGATGTGATCGCAATGTCAGTCCAAGTCGTCGCCAagaaggcggcggaggcggccgcaTTCGCCAAGGCCATCAAGAAACCCTCCAAATGCGTCACCGACTGCCTCGACGACCTCGCCGTACTATCCAAGCACATCAAGACGCTCCTGGCGACGCTCGAAACCGCCAACGACGCGGGCTTCTTTGAGCAATTTGACAAAAAGAGCAAATGTCACGGAGATTGTTGCTCGGACAACTTCTCGGTCGAGGAATGCAACGCACAGAGCCAAATCGGTGGGGTGTTTGGCGATTTTCGTGTCACTGATGACCTGTTGATGAGGAGGGCGTATTTTAGGAAGCAACAGCTTGACAACAAAACAACATCACCTAACTCTAACTGAAGAGGACAGCCGGTGTGATTTGCTCTTATATTGATATCGCATGCATATGAATAATGGTCCAATGGAATTGGGAGCGGAGTAGGAAGCTCATGTTGCCTTTATGCATGTATAATAATCATGCCTGCCTGCATGGCCTGCTAGCTGTTGGTCCAATGCCTGGCTGCCTGCCTGCCTGAACTGGCGTCAGTTTCCAGTTTGTTTTTGCAATATATGATAACTCTTCTGTATTGTGCATTCCATTTCTTCGAGTGAAAGATAAATTCGTTGGCTATGATTTTTTACTTACATCTAAAATCATGCACTCTAGCTAGAAATCTCTGTCACCTTTAGAGCTCCGTACGTGTTCTCCGTTTGTTGGCTGTTAACCGAGGCAGACGACGGCAGCGCCCTCGGGTGCCGCTTTCTCCTTGAACATGTCGTCTACGCATGGTGTTCGCCCTTCCAGCCACCTGGATAACTCTGAGGAAAACCTCATATCTCGGGATCAAACTAGGGTGGCGTTTCTGCCGCATGCCCCCCCTTGGGCTTGTTGGAGTTAATCACGACATACCCTCCAAAGCTGGTGGTGTCCACTTCGTGTACAAGCATGTATCCGATTAGTACTAGAGTATGAGTTAGTCTAGGAGTAGGATTGCACTAGATAGCTTATCCTGTAGTACTATTTATATGTACGTACCCTGGCTTGTAACACCACCGTGATTTGAGTTGATCAATAAAGAAATAAGGCTCGAGACGAGCCTTTGGCAATACATCAGTCTCGCGTGCGTTTGTGTTGTTCCGGCCGGCTGGCCGCTGTGTGCGTACGTGAGATACTAGTTGATCAAAGGAATCGATCAAGCTAGTACGTGGTGTTGCTAGCTTACAACGGTGCATCTCGGCGTAAAGCACCTCGTCGACTTCGTCAGCAAGCTTCGTTCGTCATCGTCGTTCCTCGTCGGTCGTATCATCATCGCTGGGAAGTACTCGACATTGGGACTGGGCCAAaatttggtatcagagcaaggttgatcttcTAGTAACGGAAGGTCATGGTGGGCAAGGAGATCGTGGAAGCGTCCGACGCGGCTAAAGTACTTGCCGTGCCCGGTTCGTCGTACCCAAGGTTTGATCGTGAGAACTTCAGGGTCTGGAAGGCCCTCATGGAGTGTGGTCTCCGCGCCAACGAGCTATGGGACGCGGTCGACCCAGGAGGTGACGCGTTTAAGAAGGACGGAGCTGAGCACCGGAAGGATCGGCAGGCGGCGTCGGCGATTTACTCGGTGATGCCGATGGATGTCCTACAACACCTAATTGCCAAAGAAACGGCGAAAGAGGCGTGGGATACTTTGAAGCTCATGTTCGAGGGACACACCCACGTCAAGCAACCCAATCTTCAAACTCTCCTAAGGAACTATGAGACTTTGGTCATGGGCGACGATGAGACCGTCGACGCGTTCGCTTCACGGGTGGCAACTCTCGTCAATCGTATTCGCGCGCTTGGAGAAAACCTCACGGAGACCTCGGTTGTCCGATGGTTCTTGCGTGCAGCCCCTCCCCGGTACCTGCAAATTGTCACGGCGATCGAGCAGTGCGTCGATCTCGCGACTCTCTCCATCGACGATCTTGTCGGACGGTACAAGGCTCACGATGAGCGGATGCGGTACAGTCTTGGGGACGGGAGGAATGGCGAGCTTGTGATGCTCACAAGGGCGCAGTGGGTCGCTTTGTCAAAGGAAAAGCAAGGCGGATCCACGAGCAgcagcaagaagaaggggaagCAGCGATCGGCGAGAAAGAACTTTGCCGACTCGGACGATGAGGCTGCACCACCGAGGAGAAAGTTTGACATAAGCAAAGTGAGGTGTTATAactgtggcctcctcggtcacttcaAGGCTGACTGCGAGGAAGCACCGAAGCAGAAGGCGCTCATTGCCCAGCAAGGAGATGATGGTGACATGATGTTGATGTGTAAACTGGTGGACGAGGAGGATCCAGATTCTCAAGCGTTGACTAAAGAAATTGTCGAGCTTGCGGAAGAAAAAGTTTTCCATCATGATCGTGATTCGGAAACCTGTGTCGAAGCTACAGATGCGGGGAGTGATTCTAAAACTTATGTCAGTGCTATGGACGATTGACCCGGTAAAGGTGAAAAGGAGTGGGCGATGGTGTCTATCAAGTGCCGAGGAACCGGCAAAATCTGAGGACGCAAATATGATGGAGTATTGGCGCCAGGCTATGAAAGAAGAGTTGAGGTCGATCCACGACAACAATGCATGGGAGCTTGTGGATCTTCCCAACAATGAAAAAGCTATGGAGCTCAAGTGGGAATTTAAGGTCAAGAAAGATGTTGAAGGGTGCATGAAGCACAAAGCGAGGTTTGTAGCCAAAGAGTATGTGCAAGAGGAAGGTGTGGACTTCGAAGATATTCGGATGtagcttttcgagtagatgatttttcatataaaaaactttttaatccgagttcgtatgcaaaagttatgcccattttacaaattccagagagattttgcaaataaagtcgaaattcatatttgtaaattttcccaacaactagaccacatatcagaTGGGAaacttactttattttattttttgacatttccatcattttctttttttttctaaaactgaaaaggcggtcaggGGGGTAGaatttgaaaatgggacctttagtaccggttcgtgccacgaaccggtactaatgcctcaaagcccattagtcccggttggtgtcattgcaccctttagtcccggttcgtgggatcaaccgagactaaagggcccaggtgaaccgggactaatgccttagccgcacgaaccggggccaatgctcacattagtcccggttcatgactgaaccgggactaatgtgaatactgccctgtgaccaaagccctgttttctactagtgtacttcAGCCTGAGCACGCTTCACTTCCGAGTTCTAATCCCCCTTGTTTCCAAGTCCgcacttgttgttttcttgacaatagtaagctgtcaatctgattaacccttaggagttgaacttgagcatgaagtcacaggtttcaccgtttgagtttgaaactattattcttaaAACCAATAATtacttagtaacactaatattttcttgaataagtagtttgtcCATCGTTTGACCAGAGTTtgaccaaaaattcagaaaaacatAAATTCAAAAAAAGCCAGggtgggtaaccacccaaatgtagtcttctcctgcacacaagtagatcacaagatcccttggcggtttatcgcagggcgggtcataatgtctcacatataaccactgtgataatgaatttgtactgccggtttacatgacctgtgcagtaagggtgataacccaatccttagaagccaatgcttccacatagatgatgatcgtcataagctggcgatttatcatcgaaaatcaagccgggttaaatagaaaccactcattTATGCTTCAGATATGATCAAAAAAGCTTcaagtaaaatccaaaaaattgtttgcaaaaagagacttcaaaaaaaaatttgaggcttctgattcgaatacgatcagaaaaccgtcccaaaggggttaagctaagattcgaatacgatcatataggccccagtggctttggcattgccgaacaagagggtactgacagctatgttctctttggttcgaatacgacctatgtttgaacaagaagcccccaaatgaccttgagagttgtttaacgacgctgattcgaatatgatccacgtcggttcccaaaaggggttgagctatgattcgaatacgatcaagaagccccctagtgagctcggcagtgtgccgatcaagagggtaccgacagctatgttctctttggttcgaatacgacctatgtttgaaaaggaagccccctagtgatcatgagaatatttaacgactctgattcgaatacgatcaaggtCACAccaaaaagggttaagctaaattcgaatacgatcagctcccaatggtcattaaagtagggtacctatgtttgagttgtgctttgtaacagattctttttggtccctttaatttttcctgagaactcgaactttgcgagagataaattctttttgaactggaaaaaaccggatattgagagtttcaaagctttgtgatagacaaatttaccttgaaccggattttgaaccggatttgagagcttcaaaaccttgtggcagataaatttcccttgaaacggattttaaaccggatattaagagcttcagtgctttgtgggagatgtcaagtctcttgagccggatctaaaccggaatccttctttttaagccggaaattttcagACGACCTTTAAGCTTTTCACCAAtgtggcggtagcctccgggaccgggttatttttccctccaatgacccggagttcttgaatgcattgaaaccgaccaatgctgctgagtcatatcattgtagcccccgagtctcaagacgactcgaggagttggctttggattctccatattgaccatagcataagatGTATATCACTGATgctgatagcgcgatgtgaatccacagaaggttgaggtgactgcggcggggtATAAttgatcctgtatgagccgtgtcagcaactcggccaatggtcccttccaactggttgtttgaagttaaccaaactgtagtggcggcgacttgtgcgcctgcccatttgaaccatccagtgcagacggcggctgataatgcaagataatttgcctccagttttgttggaagaaaaaaccgggattcccaagcagtgacttgctcatactcaataatcaGCTCACGCAGACGGGTGTGGCCCCgtatgttgatatagaccaggACACGAGAGACAGATGGTAAAAACAACCATAGCATCAGAGGtggctcaaacagatgaaccggccgcggtgttgtaaaccggcgcggacgggcgagttaaccacgtcgttttgatgtagtgaacaattgtcctgatgtgccaggccagaaataatccgccatgaaattgatgatcgctaggtgaagttgaagtcgctcacgggtggACCGGCtgcggcgtggtaaaccggtgcggacgggtgagtcggccgcgacgtttgtaagccggcgcggacagcgagtcggccacgacattgtaagctggcgcggacacgtgaaccggccaagagggcggacgggcgagttgtCCGTGGTGTTGTAAGGCGGCGCGGACGGACGAGTCAATCACAGGGACGGTTCCGGTGAGTTGAAGTAGTCCGGGCCGCAAGGGTGGCAGCTTGCGCATCCATTTACCGAGTAATGAAGCACGGACGAACGCCGGGCGCAATGTTGCAAGTACGTGCtccgtacccatggtataaaccacaaTTGTCCTGCGTACAAAACATACAACAGGGTGGAGTAGTTGTTTGTCGAAGGAAATCAACATGTACTTAACAAAATAGGTAAGATAAATATCACCTGATTTTAGGCAACAGACGATCACCATATGGCGTCTGTAGATAACCAAGAACTTTTGTGTTGATCCTTTCAAGGGCCTTGCCAGAGTTCGCCGTAGTTTCTATAATCTTCACTGCGTGCAAATTGCCATATACCCTTTGGACCGCACTTTTACAGCAAAAATAACTTCTAATAATTTCTGCTCATCGTCGTCATAATCATCTCCAAGAAATTGGGGCATATTTATCCTCGGGAATGCCTCATGTATCTTCTGATATGATCAAAAGTTTTTTTTATAACAAAACTGCCCGGGGCGGCGGCTCGCAGGTACGGCCGCAGTGAAGGCGCGGCGGGGGAGGCCCCATCGCTGCTCAGGGCGCGGCTCGGCGAAGGCGGCAACTCAAGGCCGCGCCGGTGAGGGTGACCACAGCAGAGGGCGAGGCCGGCCACAGCGGGGGCGCGTCGGCGGAGGCTGGTGGCTCGGCGAGGCCGGATCAGGGCGGCTCTCAGGTTGAGGAAGAGGCGCGAGGCGCGCGGGCAGCCAGCGTGGGCGGCTCGACTCTGCACCGGCGGTGGATCCAGGCGGCTCGTGGTGAATGCGGAGTCGGCTCGGGGCAGCTCGGCGGCGGGTTGAAAACCATGACGAAAGCGGAGTCCAGCAGGTTGAAGCCGAGCAGAGGCGAGGGCCACGGCGAGGCGGAGACGGCTGGGCCTCACGTCCGTCTCTGACTCCCGCTCCTTTTTTTTCAGATCGGGATAACCATAGCTGCGCACTTGATAGTATCGCTGGGTGGGCGAAACACTTTGATGTAGTAATAAAAAAAATCTGCACCGCACGTGATCGGAAATAGTATAACTTGAGTTGATGTGCTTGATCAGCTTCCGTCCTTTGTGTGATGACATGGATTAGCTTCTTGTGCGCGTACGGTACATACACGAGGGCAGCGGCTAGCTGATCGATGAGTAGCCCACAGACACGAATCTTTCTCGAAACTTGAAGCGTGTGACCGTGTGGAGAAGCAGTGGAACTCGGCGGATCAGGCCGCGGCCTTGGATGACTTGCCCGCGCACTGAACTCTCGTCGGTCTTGACATACTGCTGCAGTACGATCGCTGCAACGGAAATTCTGGTCGATGTAGGCTTCCGGCGACGTCCTCTTCATCTCAATCTCGGACCCGCCGTTTCGACCACCGCCGAAGTTACTTTTTGACTCTGATCTCATTAATGTTGTTGTTGAATCTTTTTTTTTCAATCTTGAATGATGAACTCGGAGTCGACGTAGATCCTTTCGAGAcagttcttcttcctccagccaatCGCGAGCTTCTCGGTCCCTAGAAGAgaaccctccaagaactcaacaccatcgtgcgcaggccccacagtgggcgccaactgtcgtggaattgtcacggcagatgtccttagtgtcaggacttaatcgcgaggccagcgcatctatgtggtagcttgagaggggttgggcggaatcgagagacgcaacacaagacaaggatttagacagcttcgggccccggaaaacatcatccggtaatagctctacatgctgtttgtggctaggtctcattatgctcatgagagagtcgccggagAAGCCCTCTGGGCCTATCTTAGGATGGCAGGCGACCCGATGTCTATCTTAGGATGGCAAGCAACCTTGGTATCTATCTTTGGTGTGTTAGGGGGTGCAGGTTCGCcggaaaaaaaagttcatcgtcaTGGTTAGAGGGATGGCACGGGGCGGAAGCAACTCGATGGTGGGCAGCggttgaggggagggcggggcggcaagGCTGGCGCGGGACCGCTGCCGACCGGTGGCGGCGGAATCCGGTGGTATGTGGGGCGGTTTCAGAGAAGAAAATGAACAGGTGGTTGGGTTGGAGGTTGAAGAAAGCGATTTGTGCATTCGATGGCTTAAAACAAATTGACCGACCGAAAAACTAAAAGCTTGCGGGGCATGGTTAATTGGTTGCTAGCTACACGTAGCTAGCTACTGGCAGTATCAAAAAACGTATTATATTAAGTTAAGGAGGAATTATGTTTCCTTCTCTCCACTT
This DNA window, taken from Triticum aestivum cultivar Chinese Spring chromosome 1D, IWGSC CS RefSeq v2.1, whole genome shotgun sequence, encodes the following:
- the LOC123179727 gene encoding uncharacterized protein, whose protein sequence is MAISLLPYTASALLAIIIAVAIAVAPAVVRSDPEPGPSIEAINATCATASYKFECTHLLLNNLNVRTPQVKDVIAMSVQVVAKKAAEAAAFAKAIKKPSKCVTDCLDDLAVLSKHIKTLLATLETANDAGFFEQFDKKSKCHGDCCSDNFSVEECNAQSQIGGVFGDFRVTDDLLMRRAYFRKQQLDNKTTSPNSN